A part of Betaproteobacteria bacterium genomic DNA contains:
- a CDS encoding thioredoxin family protein: MEQIVQRSDLDRLVAAGGDLLIDVADAGLPESVRFSQMVETLVRRHPGVGCARIDMAAGRDVASLLGIDRAPSLVLFRSGVGLFAGPANFPEAQLEAMLMRALALDMDEVRREMDRSRSASVSVSGSRACPMTKRGEFP; the protein is encoded by the coding sequence ATGGAGCAGATCGTCCAGCGAAGCGATCTCGACCGGCTGGTCGCGGCGGGCGGGGATCTCCTCATCGATGTCGCCGACGCCGGGCTGCCGGAATCGGTGCGTTTTTCCCAGATGGTGGAAACTCTCGTTCGACGCCATCCGGGCGTCGGCTGCGCTCGCATCGACATGGCGGCAGGCCGGGATGTCGCGTCGCTTCTGGGCATCGACCGCGCGCCGTCTCTCGTCCTGTTCAGGAGCGGAGTGGGATTGTTCGCGGGTCCTGCGAATTTCCCGGAAGCGCAACTCGAGGCGATGCTGATGCGGGCGCTGGCGCTCGACATGGATGAGGTGCGCCGCGAGATGGACCGCAGCCGCTCGGCTTCGGTGTCCGTGAGCGGATCACGGGCATGCCCCATGACCAAGCGGGGCGAGTTTCCGTAG
- a CDS encoding LysR family transcriptional regulator, whose translation MRISLEALQTLDAIVRNGSFAAAASELHKVPSAVTYVIQKLEQDLDVQLFDRSGHRAKLTDVGRSLLEEGRHLLRAAREVEARVRKARDGWEPEIAIHVDEVIPLERVFPMLERFYAEGAVTRVRLGEEILAGTWDALLTGRADLIIGATGDPPSEGGCSLLRLGSMEFVFAVSPDHPLASAPLPLAPADIRGHRSIAAADSARFLGPRTTGVMPGQDTLTVPSMAAKLRAQERGLGVGYLPRLLAAPSVNAGRLVVREVAETKPVATVHAAWRGRPTGKALSWFVRTLAEDSVQAELLG comes from the coding sequence ATGCGAATCTCTCTGGAAGCACTGCAGACGCTGGACGCCATCGTGCGCAACGGCAGTTTTGCAGCCGCGGCGAGCGAACTCCACAAGGTTCCCTCCGCCGTGACCTACGTGATCCAGAAGCTGGAACAGGATCTCGACGTTCAGCTGTTCGACCGGTCGGGCCACCGCGCCAAGCTCACCGACGTCGGCCGCTCGCTCCTGGAAGAAGGCCGGCACCTGCTGCGTGCCGCCCGCGAAGTCGAAGCGCGGGTCCGCAAGGCGCGCGATGGCTGGGAGCCGGAAATCGCCATTCATGTGGATGAGGTGATTCCGCTCGAGCGGGTGTTTCCCATGCTGGAGCGGTTTTACGCCGAGGGCGCCGTGACGCGCGTTCGTCTGGGAGAGGAGATTCTTGCCGGCACCTGGGACGCCCTGCTGACGGGCCGCGCGGACCTCATCATCGGGGCAACGGGCGATCCACCCAGCGAAGGCGGCTGTTCGCTGCTGCGATTGGGCTCGATGGAATTCGTGTTCGCCGTTTCGCCGGATCATCCGCTCGCCAGCGCGCCCCTGCCGTTGGCTCCCGCGGACATCCGGGGACACCGTTCCATCGCGGCTGCAGATTCCGCCCGCTTCCTGGGACCGCGCACCACGGGCGTGATGCCCGGGCAGGACACGCTCACGGTTCCATCCATGGCTGCGAAGTTGCGCGCGCAGGAACGGGGATTGGGCGTGGGCTATCTTCCCCGGTTGCTGGCCGCGCCATCCGTGAACGCTGGTCGGCTGGTCGTAAGGGAGGTGGCCGAAACAAAGCCTGTGGCGACCGTCCACGCCGCCTGGCGCGGCCGGCCCACGGGCAAGGCGCTGTCCTGGTTCGTACGCACGCTTGCCGAGGATTCGGTGCAAGCCGAACTCCTCGGCTGA
- a CDS encoding efflux RND transporter periplasmic adaptor subunit, whose amino-acid sequence MTLRAAVVGISLLSFTLAGCGSKTDGAPAAAKSGDGKPAAAAGGPPKGLPVKAQRVKVDLVQNEINAVGTLMAAESIVVRPEIAGRIVSMHFSEGQPVQKGAKLVTLDPAEYQAQLAASAADARTESQKYQRARDLLEQKFVSQEAVDLAKGGMERAAAKRLADEVLLAKTTVVAPFSGNVGLRYVSPGAYVKAGDDIVRLESTGTLKLDFRVPEVYVSKIHPKQTVTVRTDAYPGDVFEGHIYALEPAVDEKTRTVLARAEIPNRQGKLRPGMFGRVAILLESRPNAIVIPEQAIWPQGRDTFVFRVVDGKATLTKIQMGIRRPGEVEVAQGLGPDDMVVTDGQLKLKDGAPVMVLPAAPAAAAAAPGGAAAGKAGAPASPKAGS is encoded by the coding sequence ATGACGCTGCGTGCCGCCGTAGTAGGTATTTCCCTTCTTTCTTTCACATTGGCTGGCTGCGGGTCCAAGACCGATGGCGCCCCAGCGGCCGCCAAGTCCGGGGATGGCAAACCGGCTGCCGCCGCCGGCGGACCGCCCAAGGGTCTTCCCGTGAAGGCGCAGCGCGTGAAGGTGGATCTCGTCCAGAACGAGATCAACGCGGTTGGAACGTTGATGGCGGCGGAGTCCATCGTCGTGAGGCCCGAAATCGCCGGCCGCATCGTTTCCATGCACTTTTCGGAAGGTCAGCCGGTCCAGAAGGGCGCCAAGCTGGTCACGCTCGATCCCGCGGAATACCAGGCCCAGCTCGCGGCTTCCGCCGCAGACGCGCGCACCGAATCGCAAAAATACCAGCGCGCCCGCGACCTGCTCGAGCAGAAGTTCGTCAGCCAGGAGGCCGTGGATCTCGCCAAGGGCGGCATGGAGCGGGCAGCCGCGAAGCGCCTGGCCGACGAGGTGCTGCTGGCGAAGACGACGGTCGTCGCGCCGTTCAGCGGCAACGTGGGGCTGCGCTACGTCAGCCCGGGCGCCTACGTGAAGGCGGGCGATGACATCGTACGTCTGGAAAGCACCGGCACTCTCAAGCTCGACTTCCGCGTGCCCGAGGTGTACGTGTCCAAGATCCATCCGAAGCAAACGGTGACGGTCAGGACCGATGCCTATCCGGGCGATGTTTTCGAAGGGCACATCTATGCCCTCGAACCGGCCGTGGACGAGAAGACGCGGACCGTTCTGGCCCGCGCCGAGATCCCCAACCGGCAGGGCAAGCTTCGTCCCGGCATGTTCGGCCGCGTCGCCATCCTGCTCGAGTCCCGGCCCAACGCCATCGTGATTCCCGAACAGGCCATCTGGCCGCAGGGACGCGATACCTTTGTCTTCCGCGTCGTGGACGGCAAGGCGACGCTCACGAAGATCCAGATGGGCATTCGCCGCCCGGGTGAGGTGGAAGTGGCTCAGGGGCTGGGCCCCGACGACATGGTCGTCACCGATGGTCAACTGAAATTGAAGGATGGTGCGCCGGTGATGGTGCTGCCTGCGGCGCCTGCGGCCGCTGCCGCGGCACCTGGCGGTGCGGCTGCGGGCAAGGCAGGCGCTCCTGCCTCGCCCAAGGCTGGAAGCTGA
- a CDS encoding efflux RND transporter permease subunit — protein sequence MVLSDISIKRPVLAIVMSLIIVLVGYLSYTRMAVREYPNIDPPTVSVRTVYKGATAQVMESSITQPLEDSLSGIEGIKTIKSQSREEVSQITVTFVTSREIDGAANDVRDRVARIRKNLPAAADNPVVSKIEADAQPIVWIAFTSDRHTPMELTDFADRYLTDPLKALPGVASVIIGGERKYAMRVWLDRERMAAQGLTAQDVEEALRRQNLDSPGGRIESTQREFTVLARTDLRSPEEFNNMIIREVNGYPVRLRDVGRAAPGPYENRKVVRVRGEEALGLGIVKQSTANTLEVAQAVKALLPRLEGTLQPGMKVWVAVDTSQFIEASVEAVKTTIMEALVLVVLVIFFFLREFRATIIPAITIPVSIIGHFTFLKVLGFSVNTLTLLGVVLSIGLVVDDAIVVLENVHRHIEEGMKPFKAALQGTREIGFAVIAMTITLAAVFTPLSFAQGNTGKLMTEFALTVATSVIVSGFVALSLVPMMCSRMLKHEHSWIYRKTEPFYTGMTEGYRSMLKATLRHRWVIGVVLVAVIGAMYWLFTQLKAELSPVEDRSLFLAFVVTPEGSSMQYTDGYVHAVEEIAKNVPEIDTMFAVVAPGLERPNPVNLGIAFAVLKPWNDRTRSQQQITKELTPKLFGGLPGALSFALNPPSLGQNFLAKQVEYVIYGNSYEELQGKVGKVMAKLRDFPGITGLDTDLKLNKPQLSVKIDRDKASALGVSMDTIGHTLEILLGGYDVTRYKHEGKQYDVVLQLEDDKRRQPSDLTAIYVRGTDGSLHQLSNLVMLEETVGPKELNHFNKLRAAIINGNVAGNYSLGQVLDHIDGLVKSELGPDTRTDLDNVSREFRESSGQLWMTFGLALVFIYLVLSAQFESFVGPLVIMVTVPLAMTGAALTMYINMLLEKGGTLNVYSQVGLVMLVGLITKHGILIVEFANQLRAKGMAKMDAIVEAATLRLRPILMTTAAMVLGAIPLALSHGAGSESRQAIGWVVVGGLLLGTLLTLFVIPTVYSVLVRKVKTTEEQRRELEDDHEHAPQSLSEQLP from the coding sequence ATGGTCTTATCGGACATTTCCATCAAGCGGCCGGTTCTGGCGATCGTGATGAGCCTGATCATCGTGCTCGTCGGGTATCTTTCGTACACCCGGATGGCCGTTCGCGAGTATCCGAACATCGATCCTCCCACGGTATCGGTGCGTACCGTCTACAAGGGGGCGACGGCCCAGGTGATGGAAAGTTCCATCACTCAGCCGCTCGAGGATTCGCTCTCCGGCATCGAAGGCATCAAGACGATCAAGTCGCAGAGCCGGGAAGAGGTCAGCCAGATCACGGTCACGTTCGTGACCTCCCGCGAGATCGACGGCGCGGCCAACGACGTTCGGGACCGAGTCGCCCGCATCCGCAAGAATCTCCCCGCCGCGGCCGACAATCCTGTGGTGTCGAAGATCGAAGCCGACGCACAGCCGATCGTATGGATCGCTTTCACCAGCGACCGCCACACGCCGATGGAACTGACGGACTTCGCCGATCGGTACCTGACCGATCCGCTGAAGGCGCTGCCCGGGGTGGCCTCCGTCATCATCGGGGGCGAACGCAAGTACGCGATGCGGGTCTGGCTGGACCGCGAACGCATGGCGGCGCAGGGCCTCACTGCGCAGGACGTGGAAGAAGCGTTGCGCAGGCAGAACCTGGATTCTCCCGGCGGACGCATCGAAAGCACCCAGCGCGAGTTCACCGTCCTGGCCCGCACCGATCTCCGATCGCCGGAGGAATTCAACAACATGATCATCCGCGAGGTGAACGGTTATCCCGTGCGCCTGCGCGATGTGGGGCGTGCGGCGCCCGGGCCCTACGAGAACCGCAAGGTCGTGCGGGTCCGCGGCGAAGAGGCGCTCGGATTGGGCATCGTGAAGCAATCGACTGCCAATACGCTGGAGGTCGCGCAGGCGGTGAAGGCGCTCCTCCCCAGGCTGGAAGGAACGTTGCAGCCGGGCATGAAGGTCTGGGTTGCGGTGGACACCTCCCAGTTCATCGAGGCCTCCGTGGAGGCGGTGAAGACGACCATCATGGAAGCGCTGGTGCTCGTGGTGCTCGTGATCTTCTTCTTCCTGCGCGAATTCCGCGCAACGATCATTCCCGCGATCACCATTCCGGTGTCCATCATCGGCCACTTCACCTTCCTGAAGGTACTCGGTTTCTCGGTCAACACCCTGACGCTCCTGGGCGTCGTGCTGTCCATCGGCCTGGTGGTGGACGATGCGATCGTCGTCCTGGAAAACGTGCACCGGCACATCGAAGAGGGCATGAAGCCGTTCAAGGCGGCGCTTCAGGGAACGCGCGAGATCGGCTTCGCGGTCATCGCCATGACCATCACTCTTGCCGCCGTGTTCACCCCGCTGTCCTTCGCGCAGGGGAACACGGGCAAGCTGATGACGGAGTTCGCTCTCACCGTGGCAACGTCGGTGATCGTATCCGGCTTCGTCGCGCTGTCCCTGGTTCCGATGATGTGCTCCAGGATGCTGAAGCACGAGCACAGCTGGATCTACCGCAAGACCGAACCCTTCTACACCGGCATGACCGAAGGCTACCGCTCCATGCTCAAGGCGACACTGCGCCATCGGTGGGTCATCGGGGTGGTGCTGGTTGCGGTGATCGGGGCAATGTACTGGCTGTTCACGCAGTTGAAGGCGGAGCTTTCTCCGGTCGAGGACCGCAGCCTCTTCCTGGCGTTCGTCGTCACGCCGGAAGGGTCCAGCATGCAGTACACCGACGGCTACGTGCATGCCGTGGAGGAGATCGCCAAGAACGTTCCGGAGATCGACACCATGTTCGCGGTCGTGGCACCGGGTCTCGAACGTCCCAACCCGGTGAATCTCGGCATTGCGTTCGCGGTGCTGAAGCCATGGAACGACCGTACACGCTCGCAGCAGCAGATCACGAAGGAACTTACACCCAAGCTGTTCGGCGGCCTTCCCGGCGCCTTGTCCTTCGCTCTCAATCCGCCTTCGCTCGGCCAGAACTTTCTCGCCAAGCAGGTCGAGTACGTGATCTATGGCAACAGCTACGAGGAGCTTCAGGGCAAGGTCGGCAAGGTCATGGCGAAGCTTCGCGACTTTCCGGGAATCACCGGCCTGGATACCGACCTCAAGCTCAACAAGCCGCAGCTATCGGTGAAGATCGATCGCGACAAGGCTTCCGCGCTAGGCGTCTCCATGGACACGATCGGCCACACCCTCGAAATCCTGTTGGGAGGCTACGACGTCACGCGCTACAAGCATGAGGGCAAGCAGTACGACGTGGTGCTGCAGCTCGAGGACGACAAGCGCCGGCAGCCCAGCGATCTCACGGCCATCTATGTGCGCGGTACTGACGGTTCGCTGCATCAGTTGTCGAACCTGGTGATGCTGGAGGAGACCGTCGGTCCGAAGGAACTCAACCACTTCAACAAGCTGCGTGCCGCCATCATCAACGGGAACGTCGCGGGCAACTATAGTCTCGGGCAGGTGCTGGATCACATCGACGGGCTGGTCAAGTCCGAGCTGGGACCGGACACCCGCACGGATCTGGACAACGTGTCACGCGAATTCCGCGAATCGAGCGGGCAGCTGTGGATGACCTTCGGGCTGGCGCTGGTGTTCATCTACCTGGTTCTTTCGGCGCAGTTCGAGAGCTTCGTCGGTCCCCTCGTGATCATGGTGACCGTGCCGCTGGCGATGACCGGCGCCGCATTGACGATGTACATCAACATGCTGCTGGAGAAGGGCGGTACGTTGAACGTGTATAGCCAGGTGGGGCTGGTGATGCTGGTCGGCCTGATCACGAAGCACGGCATTCTGATCGTGGAATTCGCCAACCAGCTTCGCGCCAAGGGCATGGCCAAGATGGATGCCATCGTCGAGGCCGCCACGCTGCGACTGCGGCCGATCCTGATGACCACGGCCGCGATGGTGCTCGGGGCGATCCCGCTCGCTCTTTCGCACGGCGCGGGCAGCGAATCCCGGCAGGCCATCGGCTGGGTGGTGGTCGGCGGACTTCTGCTGGGCACGTTGCTCACCCTCTTCGTGATTCCGACGGTGTATTCGGTGCTCGTGCGAAAGGTGAAGACGACGGAAGAGCAGCGCAGAGAGCTCGAGGACGACCACGAGCACGCGCCCCAGTCGCTCAGCGAGCAGCTGCCCTGA
- a CDS encoding N-acetyltransferase yields the protein MTKAFSWRTATRADLPRIVEIYNRTIPTRMVTADLEPVSVESREAWFALHVPGFRPLWVSELNGHVAAWLSFSSFYGRPAYDGTAEVSLYVDYPHQRGGLGSYLLTEAMRESPALQIRTLLAFVFGHNAPSLKLFQRHGFETWGTLPGVAVLDAEERDLVILGCRPAGQAGS from the coding sequence ATGACCAAGGCGTTCTCCTGGCGAACGGCGACACGAGCGGATCTTCCCCGGATCGTCGAGATCTACAATCGGACAATCCCGACCCGGATGGTGACCGCTGATCTGGAACCGGTCAGCGTGGAAAGCCGGGAGGCGTGGTTCGCCCTGCACGTGCCGGGATTCCGTCCCCTGTGGGTGAGCGAGCTCAACGGACACGTGGCTGCGTGGCTCAGCTTCTCGTCCTTCTACGGCCGTCCAGCCTACGACGGCACGGCGGAAGTGAGCCTCTACGTGGACTACCCGCATCAGCGTGGCGGACTGGGCAGCTATCTGCTGACGGAAGCCATGCGGGAGTCTCCGGCCCTGCAGATCCGGACGCTGCTGGCATTCGTGTTCGGGCACAACGCTCCGAGCCTCAAGCTGTTCCAGCGCCATGGATTCGAGACATGGGGAACGCTCCCCGGTGTGGCTGTCCTCGATGCCGAGGAGCGGGATCTGGTGATCCTCGGCTGCCGCCCGGCCGGCCAGGCCGGGTCTTAG
- a CDS encoding pirin family protein: MITLRRADDRGHANHGWLDSRHTFSFASYHDPAQMGWGSLRVINDDRVAPGSGFGTHPHRDMEIISYVVEGELEHRDSMGNGSVIRPGDVQRMSAGTGVTHSEYNPSARHPVHFLQIWIQPAVRGVVPGYEQKRYEPEQKKGRLCLIASPDGAEGSVRIHQDARVYVTVLDGEDAVRLSLPGAHRAYVHVVRGTLTVNGQAMREGDGMKVSEESELCLGEASDAEVLVFDMA; the protein is encoded by the coding sequence ATGATCACCCTGAGACGTGCCGACGATCGCGGCCACGCCAACCACGGCTGGCTGGACAGCCGCCACACCTTCTCCTTTGCCAGCTATCACGATCCCGCGCAAATGGGCTGGGGCAGTCTGCGCGTCATCAACGACGATCGGGTCGCACCGGGCAGCGGCTTCGGTACCCATCCCCACCGTGACATGGAGATCATCAGCTACGTCGTCGAGGGTGAACTGGAGCACCGGGACAGCATGGGAAACGGATCGGTCATCCGACCCGGGGACGTTCAGCGCATGAGCGCCGGGACCGGTGTCACCCACAGCGAGTACAACCCGTCGGCCAGGCATCCCGTGCATTTTCTGCAGATATGGATCCAGCCTGCTGTTCGCGGTGTCGTTCCTGGCTACGAGCAGAAGCGATATGAACCGGAACAGAAGAAAGGGCGCCTGTGTCTCATCGCGTCCCCGGATGGAGCGGAGGGTTCCGTCCGGATTCATCAGGACGCCCGCGTCTACGTCACGGTTCTCGACGGCGAGGATGCCGTCCGGCTTTCACTTCCCGGTGCTCATCGCGCCTACGTCCACGTGGTGCGAGGCACATTGACTGTCAACGGCCAGGCGATGCGTGAAGGAGACGGGATGAAGGTGTCGGAGGAATCGGAACTGTGTCTGGGCGAGGCCAGCGACGCGGAAGTGCTCGTGTTCGACATGGCGTGA
- a CDS encoding cold-shock protein yields the protein MATGTVKWFNDSKGFGFISPDGGGEDVFAHFSAIQAQGFKTLKENQKVSFDVTTGPKGKQAANIRPIE from the coding sequence ATGGCAACTGGTACCGTCAAGTGGTTCAACGACTCCAAGGGTTTTGGCTTCATTTCTCCCGATGGAGGCGGCGAAGATGTGTTCGCGCATTTCTCCGCGATTCAAGCTCAGGGCTTCAAGACCCTGAAGGAAAACCAGAAGGTTTCCTTCGACGTCACGACCGGCCCCAAGGGCAAGCAAGCCGCGAACATTCGTCCCATCGAGTGA
- a CDS encoding ABC transporter ATP-binding protein, with amino-acid sequence MLSIRRVRKVFAGSVPRLVLNEVSLELGAGEYVAILGESGVGKSTLLNLVAGLDRPDSGSILVDGHDLATLDDDSLTRLRRRRIGFVFQAFHVLPYLSVRRNVELPLMLLEAPSPGGHRVDAMLAAVGLLGRAESMPRELSGGELQRVAIARALVHEPGLLLADEPTGNLDPATAAEMTGLMARAVRAQGAAGILVTHSLEAAARADRVYRLTPSGLAAA; translated from the coding sequence ATGCTTTCTATCCGCCGTGTCCGGAAGGTCTTCGCGGGCTCCGTTCCGCGGCTGGTTCTGAACGAAGTTTCCCTGGAACTTGGCGCCGGCGAGTATGTCGCCATCCTGGGGGAATCCGGTGTGGGCAAGTCCACGCTGCTCAACCTCGTCGCCGGGCTGGACCGCCCGGACTCCGGTTCGATCCTTGTCGATGGACACGATCTGGCGACGCTCGACGACGACAGCCTCACCCGCTTACGCCGCAGACGCATCGGATTCGTCTTCCAGGCGTTTCACGTTCTTCCGTACCTCAGCGTGCGCCGCAATGTGGAACTACCCCTCATGTTGCTCGAAGCGCCCTCGCCCGGCGGCCACCGCGTGGACGCAATGCTGGCCGCCGTGGGGCTGCTGGGCCGGGCGGAAAGCATGCCCCGCGAACTGTCGGGGGGCGAATTGCAACGGGTGGCGATCGCTCGTGCACTCGTGCATGAACCCGGCCTGCTGCTGGCGGACGAGCCGACGGGAAATCTCGATCCGGCCACGGCTGCAGAGATGACCGGCCTGATGGCGAGAGCCGTGCGAGCACAGGGTGCGGCCGGAATTCTCGTCACTCATTCGCTGGAAGCCGCTGCCCGCGCCGATCGCGTGTACCGGCTGACACCCTCCGGGCTGGCGGCGGCGTGA